A genomic stretch from Perognathus longimembris pacificus isolate PPM17 chromosome 5, ASM2315922v1, whole genome shotgun sequence includes:
- the Gpr15 gene encoding G-protein coupled receptor 15 — MDPEATSIYLDYYYATSSNPEIQETSSYVPYTSVFLPIFYTAVFLTGVSGNFILIGALYFKRGSRRLIDIFIINLAASDFIFLVTLPLWVDKEASLGLWRTGSFLCKGSSYMISVNMHCSIFLLTCMSVDRYLAIVCPALSRKLRRRDCAYAVCVSVWMISCLLGLPTLLSRELTLIKDKPYCAEKRATSVKLTWALVVLILTFFVPLVSILTCYCCITRKLCAHYQQSGKHNRKLRKSIKIIFFVVAAFVFSWLPFNIFKLLAIVSGLQQEFPFSSTILHLGMEVSGPLAFANSCVNPLIYYIFDTYIRRAIVGFLCPCLKNSAFGSSTDTLDSHLTKALNNFIHPEDFVRRRKRSVSL, encoded by the coding sequence ATGGACCCAGAAGCGACCTCAATTTATTTGGATTACTATTATGCTACAAGCTCAAACCCTGAGATCCAGGAGACCAGTTCCTATGTGCCTTACACATCTGTCTTCCTTCCCATATTTTACACAGCTGTGTTCCTGACGGGAGTGTCGGGGAACTTCATCCTCATTGGGGCACTGTATTTCAAACGTGGCAGCAGAAGACTGATCGATATCTTTATCATCAATTTGGCTGCCTCTGACTTCATTTTCCTGGTCACCTTGCCTCTCTGGGTGGATAAGGAAGCATCTCTCGGACTGTGGAGAACAGGTTCTTTCCTGTGCAAGGGCAGCTCCTACATGATCTCAGTCAACATGCACTGCAGTATCTTCTTGCTCACTTGCATGAGCGTGGACCGCTACCTGGCCATTGTGTGCCCAGCCCTTTCTAGGAAACTCAGAAGGAGGGACTGTGCCTATGCAGTTTGTGTAAGTGTCTGGATGATCTCTTGCCTCCTGGGATTGCCTACTCTTCTTTCCAGGGAGCTCACCCTCATTAAGGATAAGCCATACTGTGCTGAGAAGAGGGCTACTTCCGTAAAACTGACATGGGCTCTGGTAGTATTGATTCTCACCTTTTTTGTGCCCTTGGTGAGCATCCTGACCTGCTACTGCTGTATCACAAGAAAGCTGTGTGCTCATTACCAGCAATCAGGAAAGCATAATAGAAAGCTGAGGAAATCCATAAAGATCATCTTTTTTGTAGTGGCAGCCTTTGTCTTCTCCTGGTTGCCCTTTAATATATTCAAACTCCTGGCCATCGTTTCTGGGTTGCAACAAGAGTTCCCATTTTCCTCAACTATTCTTCACCTGGGCATGGAGGTGAGTGGGCCCCTAGCATTTGCCAACAGTTGTGTCAATCCTCTCATTTACTACATCTTTGACACATACATCCGCCGGGCCATTGTGGGCTTCTTGTGTCCTTGCCTGAAGAACTCTGCCTTTGGGAGCAGCACGGACACGCTAGATAGTCACCTCACTAAGGCCCTTAACAACTTCATTCATCCAGAGGATTTTGTCAGACGAAGGAAGAGGTCCGTATCACTCTAA